A genomic window from Peromyscus maniculatus bairdii isolate BWxNUB_F1_BW_parent chromosome 1, HU_Pman_BW_mat_3.1, whole genome shotgun sequence includes:
- the Inpp5f gene encoding phosphatidylinositide phosphatase SAC2 isoform X1, with translation MELFQAKDHYILQQGERALWCSRRDGGLQLRPATDLLLAWNPICLGLVEGVIGKIQLHSDLPWWLILIRQKALVGKLPGDHEVCKVTKIAVLSLSEMEPQELELELCKKHHFGINKPEKIIPSPDDSKFLLKTFTNIKSNVSAPNKKKVKESKEKEKLERRLLEELLKMFMDSESFYYSLTYDLTNSVQRQSTGESDGRPLWQKVDDRFFWNKYMIQDLTEIGTPDVDFWIIPIIQGFVQIEELVVNYNESSDEEKSSPETPLPEPTCVDDIHPRFLVALISRRSRHRAGMRYKRRGVDKNGNVANYVETEQLIHVHNHTLSFIQTRGSVPVFWSQVGYRYNPRPRLDKSEKETVDYFCAHFEEQLKIYKKQVIINLVDQAGREKIIGDAYLRQVLLFNNSQLTYVSFDFHEHCRGMKFENVQTLTDAIYDIILDMKWCWVDQAGVICKQEGIFRVNCMDCLDRTNVVQAAIARVVMEHQLKKLGVMPPEQPLPVKCNRIYQIMWANNGDSISRQYAGTAALKGDFTRTGERKLAGVMKDGVNSANRYYLSRFKDAYRQAVIDLMQGIPVTEDLYSIFTKEKEHEALHKENQRSHQELISQLLQSYMKLLLPGDEKFHGGWALIDCDPSLIDAAHRDVDVLLLLSNSAYYVAYYDDEVDKVNQYQRLSLEDLEKIEIGPEPTLFGKPKFSCMRLHYRRQEASGYFHTLRAVLRSPEEDGKDTLQCIAEMLQITKQALGLDVPIVEKKLERKSSKPHEDIIGIRSQNQGSLAQGKSFLMSKFSSLNQKVKQTKSNVNIGNLRKLGNFTKPEMKVNFLKPNLKVNLWKSDSSLETMENSGVMDNKVQGESDGDVSSDNDSYHSDEFLTNSKSEEDRQRANSLESVGPVDYILPSCGIIASAPRLGSRSQSASSTDISIHAPSEAAVGHGSGLGKGQESPLKKSPSADSVRIPTGFAKPVDVYCHRFVKDAQNKMTELSETRSVSQNSEEGNQKTNNVSNEENQSESMGQMPSRPSQLNVSCSLTGPQFLSVESVHSVASQKSPSSGSSLLELEAGLCVTPSSESSSRAVSPFAKIRSSMVQVASITQAGLTHGINLAVAKVQKSPAEPEVVNEIQQNELKNMFTQCQTRIIQI, from the exons atctCCCATGGTGGCTTATTTTAATTCGGCAGAAAGCATTGGTGGGCAAACTCCCAGGAGACCATGAAGTCTGTAAAGTTACCAAAATTGCTGTCTTGTCTCTTTCTGAAATGGAACCTCAGGAGCTTGAGCTGGAG ctCTGTAAGAAGCATCATTTTGGAATTAACAAGCCAGAGAAGATTATACCATCTCCTGATGACTCCAAGTTTCTACTGAAGACGTTTACAAATATCAAATCCAACGTGTCtgctcccaacaaaaaaaaa GTCAAGGAAAGTAAGGAGAAGGAGAAGTTGGAGAGGAGATTACTTGAGGAGCTGCTGAAGATGTTCATGGACTCAGAGTCCTTCTACTATAGCTTGACCTATGACCTGACCAACTCCGTGCAGAGACAGAGCACCGGGGAGAGCGATGGCCGTCCGCTCTGGCAGAAG GTTGACGACCGGTTTTTTTGGAATAAGTACATGATCCAAGATCTCACTGAGATTGGT ACTCCGGATGTGGACTTTTGGATCATCCCCAttatccagggctttgtgcagaTTGAAGAACTTGTGGTTAATTACAACGAGTCATCTGATGAGGAGAAGAGCAGCCCAGAGACCCCCCTTCCGGAGCCCACCTGTGTAGATGACATTCACCCGCGCTTTCTAGTGGCTCTCATATCTCGCAGAAGTAGGCATAGAGCTG GAATGCGTTATAAACGAAGAGGAGTGGATAAAAACGGAAATGTGGCGAATTATGTGGAGACTGAGCAGTTAATTCACGTTCATAATCACACCCTGTCATTTATTCAAACTCGAGGCTCGGTGCCTGTCTTTTGGAGCCAGGTTGGGTATCGCTATAATCCAAGACCTCGGCTAGACAAAA GTGAGAAGGAGACGGTTGACTATTTCTGTGCCCATTTTGAAGAACAACTGAAAATTTACAAAAAACAG GTTATTATtaacttggtagaccaggctggacggGAGAAGATTATTGGCGATGCCTACCTGAGGCAGGTGCTGCTTTTCAATAACTCACAGCTCACCTACGTCTCCTTCGACTTCCACGAACACTG CCGAGGAATGAAGTTTGAGAATGTTCAAACCCTAACGGATGCCATTTACGACATTATTCTTGACATGAAGTGGTGTTg GGTTGATCAAGCTGGGGTAATCTGTAAACAAGAAGGAATTTTCCGAGTTAATTGTATGGACTGCCTCGATCGCACCAACGTGGTCCAGGCTGCCATCGCCCGAGTGGTCATGGAGCATCAG CTTAAAAAACTAGGTGTGATGCCCCCAGAGCAGCCACTACCTGTGAAATGTAATCGGATCTACCAGATAATGTGGGCTAACAATGGCGACTCCATCAGCAGACAGTATGCTGGGACAGCTGCTCTGAAG GGGGACTTTACCAGGACGGGAGAAAGGAAGTTGGCAGGAGTTATGAAAGATGGAGTTAACTCGGCAAATAGGTACTACCTCAGTCGCTTCAAGGACGCCTATAGGCAAGCTGTGATAG ATTTGATGCAAGGCATTCCAGTGACAGAAGATCTTTATTCCATATTTACCAAGGAGAAAGAGCATGAAGCTTTGCACAAGGAAAACCAGAGAAGCCACCAAGAACTCATCAGCCAGCTCCTACAGAGTTACATGAAGTTGTTGCTGCCGGGTGATGAGAAGTTCCATGGGGGCTGGGCCCTAATTGACTGTGACCCCAG CCTCATTGATGCTGCTCACAGAGATGTGGACGTGCTGCTACTGCTTTCTAACTCTGCCTACTACGTGGCCTA TTATGATGATGAAGTTGATAAAGTAAACCAGTATCAACGGCTCAGCCTAGAAGACCTGGAGAAAATAGAAATAG GTCCTGAACCTACTCTCTTTGGCAAACCCAAGTTCTCATGCATGCGACTGCATTATAGACGTCAAGAGGCGAGTGGTTACTTCCACACCCTGAGAGCTGTGCTGCGCAGTCCAGAAGAAGACGGCAAAG ATACTCTCCAGTGCATTGCAGAGATGCTGCAGATCACCAAGCAAGCCTTGGGGCTGGATGTTCCCATAGTTGAGAAGAAGCTTGAGAG GAAAAGCAGTAAGCCTCACGAAGACATCATTGGTATCAGATCTCAAAACCAAGGATCTCTGGCCCAGGGGAAAAGTTTTTTAATGAGCAAATTTTCATCTCTAAATCAAAAAGTAAAACAGACCAAATCCAATGTGAACATTGGCAACCTACGCAAATTAGGAAACTTTACCAAGCCTGAAATGAAAGTTAACTTTCTAAAACCAAACTTAAAAGTCAATCTTTGGAAATCAGACAGTAGTCTTGAGACCATGGAAAACTCGGGAGTGATGGATAATAAGGTCCAAGGGGAGTCTGACGGGGACGTGTCTTCAGATAATGATTCCTACCACTCTGATGAATTCCTTACCAATTCCAAGTCTGAGGAAGACAGGCAGCGAGCCAATTCTTTAGAGAGTGTAGGGCCAGTAGATTATATTCTCCCAAGCTGTGGTATTATTGCTTCGGCACCTCGATTAGGCAGTCGATCCCAGTCTGCCAGCAGCACTGATATTAGCATTCATGCTCCCTCAGAGGCTGCTGTTGGTCACGGAAGTGGGCTTGGAAAAGGCCAGGAGTCTCCCTTGAAGAAAAGTCCTTCTGCTGACAGCGTACGCATACCGACTGGCTTTGCCAAGCCAGTGGATGTTTACTGCCACAGATTTGTAAAGGATGCACAGAACAAAATGACTGAGCTCTCAGAAACCAGGTCTGTGTCTCAGAATAGTGAGGAAGGAAACCAAAAGACTAACAATGTTTCTAATGAAGAAAATCAGTCAGAATCAATGGGACAGATGCCTTCTCGACCATCCCAGTTAAATGTGTCTTGTTCTTTGACAGGCCCCCAGTTTTTATCAGTTGAATCAGTCCATTCAGTGGCATCTCAGAAGAGCCCCAGCTCTGGGTCCAGCCTGCTGGAACTGGAGGCAGGGCTTTGTGTGACTCCTTCTTCAGAGAGCAGCAGCAGAGCGGTCTCTCCCTTTGCAAAGATCCGTAGCTCCATGGTCCAAGTTGCTAGCATTACCCAAGCTGGGCTAACTCATGGGATAAACTTGGCAGTGGCCAAAGTTCAAAAGAGTCCAGCAGAACCTGAAGTGGTTAATGAAATTCAGcaaaatgaacttaaaaatatgtttacaCAATGCCAGACACGAATAATTCAGATTTAG
- the Inpp5f gene encoding phosphatidylinositide phosphatase SAC2 isoform X3: MELFQAKDHYILQQGERALWCSRRDGGLQLRPATDLLLAWNPICLGLVEGVIGKIQLHSDLPWWLILIRQKALVGKLPGDHEVCKVTKIAVLSLSEMEPQELELELCKKHHFGINKPEKIIPSPDDSKFLLKTFTNIKSNVSAPNKKKVKESKEKEKLERRLLEELLKMFMDSESFYYSLTYDLTNSVQRQSTGESDGRPLWQKVDDRFFWNKYMIQDLTEIGTPDVDFWIIPIIQGFVQIEELVVNYNESSDEEKSSPETPLPEPTCVDDIHPRFLVALISRRSRHRAGMRYKRRGVDKNGNVANYVETEQLIHVHNHTLSFIQTRGSVPVFWSQVGYRYNPRPRLDKSEKETVDYFCAHFEEQLKIYKKQVIINLVDQAGREKIIGDAYLRQVLLFNNSQLTYVSFDFHEHCRGMKFENVQTLTDAIYDIILDMKWCWVDQAGVICKQEGIFRVNCMDCLDRTNVVQAAIARVVMEHQLKKLGVMPPEQPLPVKCNRIYQIMWANNGDSISRQYAGTAALKGDFTRTGERKLAGVMKDGVNSANRYYLSRFKDAYRQAVIDLMQGIPVTEDLYSIFTKEKEHEALHKENQRSHQELISQLLQSYMKLLLPGDEKFHGGWALIDCDPSLIDAAHRDVDVLLLLSNSAYYVAYYDDEVDKVNQYQRLSLEDLEKIEIGPEPTLFGKPKFSCMRLHYRRQEASGYFHTLRAVLRSPEEDGKGKAVSLTKTSLVSDLKTKDLWPRGKVF; encoded by the exons atctCCCATGGTGGCTTATTTTAATTCGGCAGAAAGCATTGGTGGGCAAACTCCCAGGAGACCATGAAGTCTGTAAAGTTACCAAAATTGCTGTCTTGTCTCTTTCTGAAATGGAACCTCAGGAGCTTGAGCTGGAG ctCTGTAAGAAGCATCATTTTGGAATTAACAAGCCAGAGAAGATTATACCATCTCCTGATGACTCCAAGTTTCTACTGAAGACGTTTACAAATATCAAATCCAACGTGTCtgctcccaacaaaaaaaaa GTCAAGGAAAGTAAGGAGAAGGAGAAGTTGGAGAGGAGATTACTTGAGGAGCTGCTGAAGATGTTCATGGACTCAGAGTCCTTCTACTATAGCTTGACCTATGACCTGACCAACTCCGTGCAGAGACAGAGCACCGGGGAGAGCGATGGCCGTCCGCTCTGGCAGAAG GTTGACGACCGGTTTTTTTGGAATAAGTACATGATCCAAGATCTCACTGAGATTGGT ACTCCGGATGTGGACTTTTGGATCATCCCCAttatccagggctttgtgcagaTTGAAGAACTTGTGGTTAATTACAACGAGTCATCTGATGAGGAGAAGAGCAGCCCAGAGACCCCCCTTCCGGAGCCCACCTGTGTAGATGACATTCACCCGCGCTTTCTAGTGGCTCTCATATCTCGCAGAAGTAGGCATAGAGCTG GAATGCGTTATAAACGAAGAGGAGTGGATAAAAACGGAAATGTGGCGAATTATGTGGAGACTGAGCAGTTAATTCACGTTCATAATCACACCCTGTCATTTATTCAAACTCGAGGCTCGGTGCCTGTCTTTTGGAGCCAGGTTGGGTATCGCTATAATCCAAGACCTCGGCTAGACAAAA GTGAGAAGGAGACGGTTGACTATTTCTGTGCCCATTTTGAAGAACAACTGAAAATTTACAAAAAACAG GTTATTATtaacttggtagaccaggctggacggGAGAAGATTATTGGCGATGCCTACCTGAGGCAGGTGCTGCTTTTCAATAACTCACAGCTCACCTACGTCTCCTTCGACTTCCACGAACACTG CCGAGGAATGAAGTTTGAGAATGTTCAAACCCTAACGGATGCCATTTACGACATTATTCTTGACATGAAGTGGTGTTg GGTTGATCAAGCTGGGGTAATCTGTAAACAAGAAGGAATTTTCCGAGTTAATTGTATGGACTGCCTCGATCGCACCAACGTGGTCCAGGCTGCCATCGCCCGAGTGGTCATGGAGCATCAG CTTAAAAAACTAGGTGTGATGCCCCCAGAGCAGCCACTACCTGTGAAATGTAATCGGATCTACCAGATAATGTGGGCTAACAATGGCGACTCCATCAGCAGACAGTATGCTGGGACAGCTGCTCTGAAG GGGGACTTTACCAGGACGGGAGAAAGGAAGTTGGCAGGAGTTATGAAAGATGGAGTTAACTCGGCAAATAGGTACTACCTCAGTCGCTTCAAGGACGCCTATAGGCAAGCTGTGATAG ATTTGATGCAAGGCATTCCAGTGACAGAAGATCTTTATTCCATATTTACCAAGGAGAAAGAGCATGAAGCTTTGCACAAGGAAAACCAGAGAAGCCACCAAGAACTCATCAGCCAGCTCCTACAGAGTTACATGAAGTTGTTGCTGCCGGGTGATGAGAAGTTCCATGGGGGCTGGGCCCTAATTGACTGTGACCCCAG CCTCATTGATGCTGCTCACAGAGATGTGGACGTGCTGCTACTGCTTTCTAACTCTGCCTACTACGTGGCCTA TTATGATGATGAAGTTGATAAAGTAAACCAGTATCAACGGCTCAGCCTAGAAGACCTGGAGAAAATAGAAATAG GTCCTGAACCTACTCTCTTTGGCAAACCCAAGTTCTCATGCATGCGACTGCATTATAGACGTCAAGAGGCGAGTGGTTACTTCCACACCCTGAGAGCTGTGCTGCGCAGTCCAGAAGAAGACGGCAAAG GAAAAGCAGTAAGCCTCACGAAGACATCATTGGTATCAGATCTCAAAACCAAGGATCTCTGGCCCAGGGGAAAAGTTTTTTAA
- the Inpp5f gene encoding phosphatidylinositide phosphatase SAC2 isoform X2, translating to MEPQELELELCKKHHFGINKPEKIIPSPDDSKFLLKTFTNIKSNVSAPNKKKVKESKEKEKLERRLLEELLKMFMDSESFYYSLTYDLTNSVQRQSTGESDGRPLWQKVDDRFFWNKYMIQDLTEIGTPDVDFWIIPIIQGFVQIEELVVNYNESSDEEKSSPETPLPEPTCVDDIHPRFLVALISRRSRHRAGMRYKRRGVDKNGNVANYVETEQLIHVHNHTLSFIQTRGSVPVFWSQVGYRYNPRPRLDKSEKETVDYFCAHFEEQLKIYKKQVIINLVDQAGREKIIGDAYLRQVLLFNNSQLTYVSFDFHEHCRGMKFENVQTLTDAIYDIILDMKWCWVDQAGVICKQEGIFRVNCMDCLDRTNVVQAAIARVVMEHQLKKLGVMPPEQPLPVKCNRIYQIMWANNGDSISRQYAGTAALKGDFTRTGERKLAGVMKDGVNSANRYYLSRFKDAYRQAVIDLMQGIPVTEDLYSIFTKEKEHEALHKENQRSHQELISQLLQSYMKLLLPGDEKFHGGWALIDCDPSLIDAAHRDVDVLLLLSNSAYYVAYYDDEVDKVNQYQRLSLEDLEKIEIGPEPTLFGKPKFSCMRLHYRRQEASGYFHTLRAVLRSPEEDGKDTLQCIAEMLQITKQALGLDVPIVEKKLERKSSKPHEDIIGIRSQNQGSLAQGKSFLMSKFSSLNQKVKQTKSNVNIGNLRKLGNFTKPEMKVNFLKPNLKVNLWKSDSSLETMENSGVMDNKVQGESDGDVSSDNDSYHSDEFLTNSKSEEDRQRANSLESVGPVDYILPSCGIIASAPRLGSRSQSASSTDISIHAPSEAAVGHGSGLGKGQESPLKKSPSADSVRIPTGFAKPVDVYCHRFVKDAQNKMTELSETRSVSQNSEEGNQKTNNVSNEENQSESMGQMPSRPSQLNVSCSLTGPQFLSVESVHSVASQKSPSSGSSLLELEAGLCVTPSSESSSRAVSPFAKIRSSMVQVASITQAGLTHGINLAVAKVQKSPAEPEVVNEIQQNELKNMFTQCQTRIIQI from the exons ATGGAACCTCAGGAGCTTGAGCTGGAG ctCTGTAAGAAGCATCATTTTGGAATTAACAAGCCAGAGAAGATTATACCATCTCCTGATGACTCCAAGTTTCTACTGAAGACGTTTACAAATATCAAATCCAACGTGTCtgctcccaacaaaaaaaaa GTCAAGGAAAGTAAGGAGAAGGAGAAGTTGGAGAGGAGATTACTTGAGGAGCTGCTGAAGATGTTCATGGACTCAGAGTCCTTCTACTATAGCTTGACCTATGACCTGACCAACTCCGTGCAGAGACAGAGCACCGGGGAGAGCGATGGCCGTCCGCTCTGGCAGAAG GTTGACGACCGGTTTTTTTGGAATAAGTACATGATCCAAGATCTCACTGAGATTGGT ACTCCGGATGTGGACTTTTGGATCATCCCCAttatccagggctttgtgcagaTTGAAGAACTTGTGGTTAATTACAACGAGTCATCTGATGAGGAGAAGAGCAGCCCAGAGACCCCCCTTCCGGAGCCCACCTGTGTAGATGACATTCACCCGCGCTTTCTAGTGGCTCTCATATCTCGCAGAAGTAGGCATAGAGCTG GAATGCGTTATAAACGAAGAGGAGTGGATAAAAACGGAAATGTGGCGAATTATGTGGAGACTGAGCAGTTAATTCACGTTCATAATCACACCCTGTCATTTATTCAAACTCGAGGCTCGGTGCCTGTCTTTTGGAGCCAGGTTGGGTATCGCTATAATCCAAGACCTCGGCTAGACAAAA GTGAGAAGGAGACGGTTGACTATTTCTGTGCCCATTTTGAAGAACAACTGAAAATTTACAAAAAACAG GTTATTATtaacttggtagaccaggctggacggGAGAAGATTATTGGCGATGCCTACCTGAGGCAGGTGCTGCTTTTCAATAACTCACAGCTCACCTACGTCTCCTTCGACTTCCACGAACACTG CCGAGGAATGAAGTTTGAGAATGTTCAAACCCTAACGGATGCCATTTACGACATTATTCTTGACATGAAGTGGTGTTg GGTTGATCAAGCTGGGGTAATCTGTAAACAAGAAGGAATTTTCCGAGTTAATTGTATGGACTGCCTCGATCGCACCAACGTGGTCCAGGCTGCCATCGCCCGAGTGGTCATGGAGCATCAG CTTAAAAAACTAGGTGTGATGCCCCCAGAGCAGCCACTACCTGTGAAATGTAATCGGATCTACCAGATAATGTGGGCTAACAATGGCGACTCCATCAGCAGACAGTATGCTGGGACAGCTGCTCTGAAG GGGGACTTTACCAGGACGGGAGAAAGGAAGTTGGCAGGAGTTATGAAAGATGGAGTTAACTCGGCAAATAGGTACTACCTCAGTCGCTTCAAGGACGCCTATAGGCAAGCTGTGATAG ATTTGATGCAAGGCATTCCAGTGACAGAAGATCTTTATTCCATATTTACCAAGGAGAAAGAGCATGAAGCTTTGCACAAGGAAAACCAGAGAAGCCACCAAGAACTCATCAGCCAGCTCCTACAGAGTTACATGAAGTTGTTGCTGCCGGGTGATGAGAAGTTCCATGGGGGCTGGGCCCTAATTGACTGTGACCCCAG CCTCATTGATGCTGCTCACAGAGATGTGGACGTGCTGCTACTGCTTTCTAACTCTGCCTACTACGTGGCCTA TTATGATGATGAAGTTGATAAAGTAAACCAGTATCAACGGCTCAGCCTAGAAGACCTGGAGAAAATAGAAATAG GTCCTGAACCTACTCTCTTTGGCAAACCCAAGTTCTCATGCATGCGACTGCATTATAGACGTCAAGAGGCGAGTGGTTACTTCCACACCCTGAGAGCTGTGCTGCGCAGTCCAGAAGAAGACGGCAAAG ATACTCTCCAGTGCATTGCAGAGATGCTGCAGATCACCAAGCAAGCCTTGGGGCTGGATGTTCCCATAGTTGAGAAGAAGCTTGAGAG GAAAAGCAGTAAGCCTCACGAAGACATCATTGGTATCAGATCTCAAAACCAAGGATCTCTGGCCCAGGGGAAAAGTTTTTTAATGAGCAAATTTTCATCTCTAAATCAAAAAGTAAAACAGACCAAATCCAATGTGAACATTGGCAACCTACGCAAATTAGGAAACTTTACCAAGCCTGAAATGAAAGTTAACTTTCTAAAACCAAACTTAAAAGTCAATCTTTGGAAATCAGACAGTAGTCTTGAGACCATGGAAAACTCGGGAGTGATGGATAATAAGGTCCAAGGGGAGTCTGACGGGGACGTGTCTTCAGATAATGATTCCTACCACTCTGATGAATTCCTTACCAATTCCAAGTCTGAGGAAGACAGGCAGCGAGCCAATTCTTTAGAGAGTGTAGGGCCAGTAGATTATATTCTCCCAAGCTGTGGTATTATTGCTTCGGCACCTCGATTAGGCAGTCGATCCCAGTCTGCCAGCAGCACTGATATTAGCATTCATGCTCCCTCAGAGGCTGCTGTTGGTCACGGAAGTGGGCTTGGAAAAGGCCAGGAGTCTCCCTTGAAGAAAAGTCCTTCTGCTGACAGCGTACGCATACCGACTGGCTTTGCCAAGCCAGTGGATGTTTACTGCCACAGATTTGTAAAGGATGCACAGAACAAAATGACTGAGCTCTCAGAAACCAGGTCTGTGTCTCAGAATAGTGAGGAAGGAAACCAAAAGACTAACAATGTTTCTAATGAAGAAAATCAGTCAGAATCAATGGGACAGATGCCTTCTCGACCATCCCAGTTAAATGTGTCTTGTTCTTTGACAGGCCCCCAGTTTTTATCAGTTGAATCAGTCCATTCAGTGGCATCTCAGAAGAGCCCCAGCTCTGGGTCCAGCCTGCTGGAACTGGAGGCAGGGCTTTGTGTGACTCCTTCTTCAGAGAGCAGCAGCAGAGCGGTCTCTCCCTTTGCAAAGATCCGTAGCTCCATGGTCCAAGTTGCTAGCATTACCCAAGCTGGGCTAACTCATGGGATAAACTTGGCAGTGGCCAAAGTTCAAAAGAGTCCAGCAGAACCTGAAGTGGTTAATGAAATTCAGcaaaatgaacttaaaaatatgtttacaCAATGCCAGACACGAATAATTCAGATTTAG
- the Inpp5f gene encoding phosphatidylinositide phosphatase SAC2 isoform X4, with amino-acid sequence MKLLLPGDEKFHGGWALIDCDPSLIDAAHRDVDVLLLLSNSAYYVAYYDDEVDKVNQYQRLSLEDLEKIEIGPEPTLFGKPKFSCMRLHYRRQEASGYFHTLRAVLRSPEEDGKDTLQCIAEMLQITKQALGLDVPIVEKKLERKSSKPHEDIIGIRSQNQGSLAQGKSFLMSKFSSLNQKVKQTKSNVNIGNLRKLGNFTKPEMKVNFLKPNLKVNLWKSDSSLETMENSGVMDNKVQGESDGDVSSDNDSYHSDEFLTNSKSEEDRQRANSLESVGPVDYILPSCGIIASAPRLGSRSQSASSTDISIHAPSEAAVGHGSGLGKGQESPLKKSPSADSVRIPTGFAKPVDVYCHRFVKDAQNKMTELSETRSVSQNSEEGNQKTNNVSNEENQSESMGQMPSRPSQLNVSCSLTGPQFLSVESVHSVASQKSPSSGSSLLELEAGLCVTPSSESSSRAVSPFAKIRSSMVQVASITQAGLTHGINLAVAKVQKSPAEPEVVNEIQQNELKNMFTQCQTRIIQI; translated from the exons ATGAAGTTGTTGCTGCCGGGTGATGAGAAGTTCCATGGGGGCTGGGCCCTAATTGACTGTGACCCCAG CCTCATTGATGCTGCTCACAGAGATGTGGACGTGCTGCTACTGCTTTCTAACTCTGCCTACTACGTGGCCTA TTATGATGATGAAGTTGATAAAGTAAACCAGTATCAACGGCTCAGCCTAGAAGACCTGGAGAAAATAGAAATAG GTCCTGAACCTACTCTCTTTGGCAAACCCAAGTTCTCATGCATGCGACTGCATTATAGACGTCAAGAGGCGAGTGGTTACTTCCACACCCTGAGAGCTGTGCTGCGCAGTCCAGAAGAAGACGGCAAAG ATACTCTCCAGTGCATTGCAGAGATGCTGCAGATCACCAAGCAAGCCTTGGGGCTGGATGTTCCCATAGTTGAGAAGAAGCTTGAGAG GAAAAGCAGTAAGCCTCACGAAGACATCATTGGTATCAGATCTCAAAACCAAGGATCTCTGGCCCAGGGGAAAAGTTTTTTAATGAGCAAATTTTCATCTCTAAATCAAAAAGTAAAACAGACCAAATCCAATGTGAACATTGGCAACCTACGCAAATTAGGAAACTTTACCAAGCCTGAAATGAAAGTTAACTTTCTAAAACCAAACTTAAAAGTCAATCTTTGGAAATCAGACAGTAGTCTTGAGACCATGGAAAACTCGGGAGTGATGGATAATAAGGTCCAAGGGGAGTCTGACGGGGACGTGTCTTCAGATAATGATTCCTACCACTCTGATGAATTCCTTACCAATTCCAAGTCTGAGGAAGACAGGCAGCGAGCCAATTCTTTAGAGAGTGTAGGGCCAGTAGATTATATTCTCCCAAGCTGTGGTATTATTGCTTCGGCACCTCGATTAGGCAGTCGATCCCAGTCTGCCAGCAGCACTGATATTAGCATTCATGCTCCCTCAGAGGCTGCTGTTGGTCACGGAAGTGGGCTTGGAAAAGGCCAGGAGTCTCCCTTGAAGAAAAGTCCTTCTGCTGACAGCGTACGCATACCGACTGGCTTTGCCAAGCCAGTGGATGTTTACTGCCACAGATTTGTAAAGGATGCACAGAACAAAATGACTGAGCTCTCAGAAACCAGGTCTGTGTCTCAGAATAGTGAGGAAGGAAACCAAAAGACTAACAATGTTTCTAATGAAGAAAATCAGTCAGAATCAATGGGACAGATGCCTTCTCGACCATCCCAGTTAAATGTGTCTTGTTCTTTGACAGGCCCCCAGTTTTTATCAGTTGAATCAGTCCATTCAGTGGCATCTCAGAAGAGCCCCAGCTCTGGGTCCAGCCTGCTGGAACTGGAGGCAGGGCTTTGTGTGACTCCTTCTTCAGAGAGCAGCAGCAGAGCGGTCTCTCCCTTTGCAAAGATCCGTAGCTCCATGGTCCAAGTTGCTAGCATTACCCAAGCTGGGCTAACTCATGGGATAAACTTGGCAGTGGCCAAAGTTCAAAAGAGTCCAGCAGAACCTGAAGTGGTTAATGAAATTCAGcaaaatgaacttaaaaatatgtttacaCAATGCCAGACACGAATAATTCAGATTTAG